A genomic region of Porticoccaceae bacterium LTM1 contains the following coding sequences:
- the hslU gene encoding ATP-dependent protease ATPase subunit HslU codes for MSNMTPREIVHELDRHIVGQKNAKRSVAIALRNRWRRMQLNEELRNEVTPKNILMIGPTGVGKTEIARRLARLAKAPFIKVEATKFTEVGYVGREVDSIIRDLAETAVKQIRELEMQKVHQRAADAAEERILDALLTPARGSEPEENKDSSTRQLFRKKLREGELNDKEVEIDVDASMGVEIMAPPGMEEMTSQLQGMFSNLGSGRKKRSKMTVAKAMHLLRDEEAAKLVNEEDIKTRAIEAAEQNGIVFIDEIDKVAKRGETSGADVSREGVQRDLLPLIEGCTVTTKYGMIKTDHILFIASGAFHLTKPSDLIPELQGRLPIRVELDSLSADDFERILTEPTASLTEQYRELLATEGLKVAFANDGIRRLAELAFEVNEKTENIGARRLHTMLERLLEEVSFDASDLATKGEHVNIDAAYVDKALGELSQDEDLSRFIL; via the coding sequence ATGTCCAACATGACACCCAGAGAAATCGTTCACGAACTGGACCGCCACATTGTCGGCCAGAAAAACGCCAAGCGCTCGGTGGCCATCGCGCTGCGCAACCGCTGGCGCCGCATGCAGCTAAATGAAGAGCTGCGCAATGAAGTAACCCCCAAAAATATCCTGATGATTGGCCCAACCGGTGTCGGTAAAACCGAAATTGCCCGCCGCCTGGCTCGCCTGGCCAAAGCGCCGTTTATCAAAGTGGAAGCCACCAAATTTACCGAAGTGGGCTATGTAGGCCGCGAAGTGGACTCCATCATTCGCGACTTGGCGGAAACTGCGGTTAAACAGATTCGCGAACTGGAGATGCAAAAAGTTCATCAACGCGCCGCCGATGCGGCCGAAGAGCGTATTCTCGACGCCCTGCTCACCCCTGCTCGCGGAAGCGAACCTGAGGAGAACAAGGACTCCAGCACACGCCAGCTATTTCGCAAAAAATTGCGTGAAGGCGAACTCAACGACAAGGAAGTAGAGATCGACGTCGATGCCTCCATGGGTGTAGAAATTATGGCCCCTCCCGGCATGGAAGAGATGACCAGCCAACTGCAGGGCATGTTCTCCAACTTGGGATCGGGCCGCAAAAAACGCAGCAAGATGACTGTCGCCAAAGCCATGCATCTCTTGCGTGACGAGGAAGCTGCCAAGCTGGTCAACGAAGAGGACATCAAGACTCGCGCCATTGAAGCCGCCGAACAAAACGGCATTGTGTTTATCGACGAGATCGACAAAGTGGCCAAACGCGGCGAAACCTCTGGTGCCGATGTCTCCCGCGAAGGCGTTCAGCGCGACCTGCTGCCGCTGATTGAAGGCTGCACCGTGACCACCAAATATGGAATGATCAAAACCGATCACATCCTGTTTATCGCCTCCGGCGCGTTCCACCTGACCAAGCCGTCCGACCTGATTCCGGAACTGCAGGGTCGTCTGCCGATTCGTGTGGAACTGGACTCGCTGAGCGCCGATGACTTTGAGCGCATTCTTACCGAGCCAACCGCCTCGCTTACCGAACAGTATCGTGAATTGTTGGCGACTGAAGGCCTGAAAGTGGCCTTTGCCAACGATGGAATTCGCCGCCTCGCCGAACTGGCATTTGAGGTCAACGAAAAAACCGAAAATATAGGTGCCCGTCGCCTGCACACCATGCTGGAGCGATTGCTGGAGGAGGTCTCTTTCGACGCTTCCGATCTGGCCACCAAAGGCGAGCACGTAAATATCGACGCTGCCTATGTGGACAAAGCGCTGGGTGAACTGTCGCAGGATGAAGACCTGTCGCGGTTTATTCTTTAA
- the hslV gene encoding ATP-dependent protease subunit HslV, with the protein MEQYRGTTILSVRRNGKVVIGGDGQVTLGNTVMKGNAKKVRRLYNGKVIAGFAGGTADAFTLFERFEAKLEQHRGNLTRAAVELAKDWRTDRMLRRLEALLAVADEEASLIITGNGDVMQPEDDLIAIGSGGAFAQSAARALLDCTEMSAREIVEKGLSIAGDVCIYTNHSRTIEEIEY; encoded by the coding sequence GTGGAACAATACCGTGGCACTACTATTTTATCCGTGCGTCGCAACGGCAAGGTTGTGATTGGCGGCGACGGCCAGGTCACTCTCGGCAACACCGTCATGAAAGGCAACGCCAAAAAAGTGCGTCGCCTGTATAACGGCAAAGTAATTGCCGGATTTGCCGGCGGCACTGCCGACGCCTTCACCCTCTTTGAACGCTTTGAAGCCAAACTGGAACAACACCGCGGTAACCTGACTCGCGCCGCCGTCGAGTTAGCCAAAGACTGGCGCACTGACCGCATGCTGCGCCGACTGGAAGCACTTCTGGCAGTGGCCGATGAAGAGGCCTCTCTGATCATTACCGGTAATGGCGATGTAATGCAGCCGGAGGACGACCTGATCGCCATTGGCTCCGGTGGTGCCTTTGCCCAATCAGCCGCTCGGGCACTGCTTGACTGCACCGAGATGAGCGCCAGGGAAATTGTCGAAAAAGGCCTCTCAATCGCCGGCGATGTGTGTATCTACACCAACCACAGCCGCACTATTGAAGAGATTGAATATTAA
- a CDS encoding arylesterase, with product MKKILLAVLLSVPLALCSATTFAQTILVIGDSLSSAYNMGEEQGWVNLLQDKLDKKYPESRYQVVNSSTSGDTTAGGLSRLPAMLEQHSPDVVIVELGANDGLRGLSLKQMKRNLEKMIELSMDKNAEVILAGMLLPPNYGELFNKKFHQVYLDLGDEQDITLIPFFLENVGGVAKYIQADGMHPNSDAQPLILDNVWPHLELLLEE from the coding sequence ATGAAAAAAATCCTGTTGGCTGTATTACTTTCAGTTCCGCTGGCACTGTGCTCAGCAACCACTTTTGCACAGACCATCCTGGTAATTGGCGACAGTCTCAGCTCTGCTTACAACATGGGTGAAGAGCAGGGCTGGGTCAACTTGCTGCAGGATAAGCTGGACAAAAAATATCCAGAAAGCCGTTATCAGGTGGTTAACTCCAGTACCAGTGGCGATACCACTGCCGGCGGTTTAAGCCGCTTACCGGCCATGCTGGAGCAACACTCGCCGGATGTGGTAATCGTCGAACTGGGGGCCAACGATGGCCTGCGTGGGCTGTCTCTCAAGCAGATGAAGCGCAACCTGGAAAAAATGATCGAGCTTTCAATGGATAAAAACGCCGAAGTCATTCTCGCCGGCATGCTCCTGCCACCCAACTATGGCGAGCTGTTCAACAAAAAATTCCATCAGGTTTACCTGGATCTCGGCGACGAGCAGGACATCACCCTGATCCCGTTTTTTCTCGAAAACGTCGGTGGCGTTGCGAAATATATTCAGGCGGATGGCATGCATCCCAACTCCGATGCTCAACCGTTGATTCTCGATAACGTCTGGCCACATCTTGAATTGTTACTGGAAGAGTAA
- a CDS encoding ABC transporter ATP-binding protein, which produces MNLDPFHNSKEIVSVTRLTKTVTSGNGPLTILADVSFAIKPGETVAVIGVSGSGKSTLLSLLAGLDRPTSGDVVLCGKSLSGLSEDDCATLRGEQVGFVFQSFQLLPNLTALENVTLPLEVLNGSNCQQRARELLARVGLSDRLTHYPSQLSGGEQQRVAIARAFVTQPNVLLADEPTGNLDAATGKRIIDLLFELNREQGTTLVLVTHDEQLASRCNRSLRLSGGRLVDIEVNYSQQKSEEVSP; this is translated from the coding sequence ATGAACTTGGATCCTTTTCACAACAGCAAAGAAATTGTTTCGGTTACCAGATTGACCAAAACAGTGACCAGTGGCAACGGGCCTTTGACCATTCTGGCTGACGTCAGTTTCGCCATCAAGCCCGGGGAAACTGTTGCTGTTATAGGAGTGTCCGGTTCAGGTAAATCGACTCTGCTCAGTTTGCTGGCAGGATTGGATCGACCTACCAGCGGCGATGTGGTCCTCTGTGGTAAGTCGTTGTCCGGGTTGAGTGAAGATGACTGCGCGACCCTGCGCGGTGAACAGGTTGGCTTTGTATTCCAGTCCTTTCAACTGCTGCCAAATCTCACTGCACTGGAAAATGTCACTCTACCGCTGGAGGTGCTGAACGGTTCTAATTGCCAGCAACGTGCGCGTGAATTGCTCGCTCGAGTCGGTCTCAGTGATCGCCTGACTCACTACCCTTCACAACTCTCCGGCGGTGAACAACAGCGTGTCGCCATTGCCCGCGCCTTTGTTACTCAGCCCAATGTATTACTGGCTGACGAGCCCACCGGCAATCTCGACGCCGCCACTGGCAAGCGCATTATTGATTTGCTGTTTGAGCTGAATCGGGAGCAGGGGACCACTTTGGTTCTGGTCACTCATGACGAGCAGTTGGCGTCCCGTTGCAACCGCTCTTTGAGACTGTCCGGCGGGCGCCTGGTGGATATAGAAGTCAATTATTCCCAACAGAAGAGTGAGGAGGTGTCGCCGTGA
- a CDS encoding FtsX-like permease family protein encodes MSDLALSWRMLRRDWRSGELRILVSALIIAVAAVTSINLLTDRFDRLLSRESAEMIGGDLVVSGTRELNPQWLLQGQQLELETAEVTEFSTVVFFDEELLLSSVKAASESYPLVGELKVAPEPYGEQQPAARPPEPGKIWVDSRVLSRLGARVGDNIGLGATELKIDRVLSYEPDRSGNVFNLAPRILMNAADLKAAKVIQPGSRIQYKYLFAGKQADILRRQISPELGPGQRLITADTTDSSSGNAMANAQQFLVLTALLAVFLAAIAVAMAVRRYSERHYDVSGMMRCIGVRQARITHLYLWQLALLALITAPLGTLLGWFAHLGLVNAISDLLPAALPAASVKSYITGLATAVLLMLGVALPPVLRLKSVPPLRVFRRELTPLPPSAWLVYGIAALALCTLLLLLFDRIEQVLLILLAVAAAIAVLGGLLFIGLRFLRRAMSGMRAGRGHILARSFRNLAGHTATTTGQILSFGLTAMVMTTLIVLRTDLVTQWQQQLPENVPNNFAFNIQPHERDAFARRLDDAGVETRLYPIVRGRLVAVNRNNLETSQPTGRAPERELNFTWSESFPDDNKVVEGQWRTQSDSPEVSIEQGLAERLMVGVGDILTVDIAGQQISATINSIRTVEWESFSPNFFLIFQPGVLDEFSAFYLTSFRLVDHEKQLLAELIREFPSVSIIEVDALIEQIDNIITQVSLMVEMLLLFVLLAGATVLLASIVSSLDERLREGALMRAMGASRQFLRDAAVAEFSLLGAIAGLFAALGVQIICAQLYERTFDMAYQPNWLLWVMLPVLLATVIGTMGYLSTRKVVEVSPIRLLS; translated from the coding sequence GTGAGTGATCTGGCACTCTCCTGGCGAATGTTGCGTCGCGACTGGCGCTCCGGTGAATTGCGAATTCTTGTATCGGCACTGATTATTGCGGTAGCTGCGGTTACCTCGATCAATTTGCTGACGGACCGATTTGATCGGCTTCTGTCACGTGAATCGGCCGAGATGATTGGTGGTGATCTGGTTGTCAGCGGCACTCGTGAGTTAAATCCGCAGTGGCTGCTGCAAGGTCAGCAGTTGGAGCTTGAAACGGCTGAAGTGACCGAATTTTCCACCGTAGTGTTTTTTGACGAAGAGTTGCTCCTCAGTAGCGTTAAGGCGGCGTCGGAAAGTTACCCGTTGGTGGGTGAGTTGAAAGTGGCACCGGAGCCATACGGTGAGCAACAGCCCGCTGCAAGGCCGCCTGAGCCGGGTAAGATTTGGGTGGATTCACGAGTGCTGAGCCGCCTGGGTGCCAGGGTTGGGGATAACATTGGCCTGGGTGCTACCGAGCTGAAAATTGACAGGGTCTTGAGCTACGAGCCGGATCGAAGTGGCAATGTGTTCAATTTGGCACCGCGGATTTTGATGAATGCGGCAGATCTAAAGGCCGCAAAAGTCATTCAGCCCGGAAGTCGCATTCAGTACAAATACCTATTTGCCGGTAAACAAGCCGATATATTGCGTCGTCAGATCTCACCCGAATTGGGGCCAGGCCAGCGCCTGATTACCGCTGATACCACTGACAGTAGCAGTGGCAATGCAATGGCGAATGCCCAGCAATTCCTCGTTCTGACCGCGCTGTTGGCAGTATTCCTGGCAGCGATTGCAGTTGCCATGGCGGTGCGGCGTTACAGCGAGCGTCACTACGATGTCAGCGGCATGATGCGTTGTATAGGAGTTCGACAAGCGCGTATTACTCACTTATATCTCTGGCAGTTAGCACTACTGGCGCTGATAACCGCCCCTTTGGGTACCTTGCTGGGCTGGTTCGCCCATCTTGGTCTGGTAAACGCTATATCGGACCTGTTGCCTGCAGCATTGCCAGCGGCATCGGTGAAAAGTTATATCACGGGATTGGCGACGGCTGTGCTGCTGATGCTGGGGGTGGCACTTCCACCGGTACTGCGGTTGAAATCGGTACCGCCACTGAGGGTTTTTCGCCGGGAATTAACGCCGCTGCCGCCATCTGCCTGGTTGGTATATGGTATAGCAGCATTGGCATTGTGTACGCTGTTGCTATTGCTTTTTGATCGCATTGAGCAGGTGTTGCTGATTCTACTGGCGGTGGCGGCGGCAATTGCAGTATTGGGTGGTTTACTCTTTATTGGTTTGCGTTTTTTGCGTCGTGCGATGTCCGGGATGCGCGCTGGTCGCGGCCATATTCTGGCGCGCAGTTTTCGTAATCTTGCCGGTCATACAGCTACTACTACGGGACAGATTTTGTCATTCGGTCTCACTGCCATGGTGATGACCACTCTGATAGTTCTGCGCACCGATCTGGTGACTCAATGGCAACAGCAACTGCCGGAAAATGTTCCCAATAATTTCGCATTTAATATTCAACCGCACGAACGCGATGCTTTTGCCAGGCGTCTCGACGATGCGGGTGTCGAGACCAGGTTATATCCAATAGTTCGCGGGCGTCTGGTTGCAGTAAATCGAAACAACCTTGAGACCAGCCAGCCAACCGGACGCGCACCGGAGCGCGAATTGAACTTTACCTGGTCGGAATCTTTTCCAGACGACAACAAAGTAGTGGAAGGCCAGTGGCGTACGCAATCCGATTCACCCGAAGTATCAATTGAGCAGGGGTTGGCCGAACGCCTGATGGTAGGTGTGGGCGATATTCTGACGGTTGATATTGCCGGGCAGCAAATTTCTGCAACCATCAACAGCATTCGTACCGTCGAGTGGGAAAGCTTTTCACCAAACTTTTTCCTGATTTTCCAGCCGGGAGTTCTGGATGAATTTTCAGCGTTTTATCTAACCAGCTTTCGATTGGTTGATCATGAAAAACAACTGCTTGCAGAGCTGATTCGCGAATTTCCCTCGGTCAGTATTATTGAAGTGGATGCCCTTATTGAACAGATCGATAACATCATTACGCAAGTCAGCCTGATGGTGGAAATGCTGCTGTTATTCGTTTTGCTGGCTGGCGCGACTGTTTTGCTGGCTTCAATTGTCAGTTCGCTGGATGAGCGCCTGAGAGAAGGGGCATTGATGCGGGCAATGGGAGCAAGCAGGCAGTTTTTGCGAGACGCAGCTGTTGCTGAATTTTCCCTGCTAGGTGCCATTGCAGGTTTATTTGCTGCGCTTGGCGTGCAGATTATCTGCGCCCAGCTTTATGAACGCACCTTTGATATGGCATACCAACCAAATTGGTTGCTGTGGGTAATGTTGCCTGTATTGCTGGCAACAGTGATTGGAACCATGGGCTACCTGAGTACACGTAAAGTGGTAGAAGTTTCTCCTATCCGCCTTTTGAGCTAG
- a CDS encoding GspE/PulE family protein, with amino-acid sequence MDNSTSPLIRVSSSDAPIDALKKLISSAFPDCTSLNTIDFNGSYEQAWQVYSRLLGVDQLEMVKKIAPLVGYSVVEDLSNVPESVVGLLPFNFCQANNVLPVKLTDAGIQVATANPFDQNVAERVRFLANRSVQWVLAPPGLLSDSILSLFSKSAERQALPNQIKIDSDPEKNEDSIVRLGRALLETAVKERASDIHIQPYMGSSVVRIRVDGELRRLTVLTDVVAGTLIRHIKARSGIDSTNTLIPQDGRMSMVVNDRDYDLRISTLPASRGERLVIRLLDQGQVIRLSESGFSLAEVQLMRRQIARPSGLIVITGPTGSGKTSTLYSLLSELNSTSRNIITVENPVEYRMPGISQVEVNEKAGRGFGEVLRSILRQDPDVILIGEIRDTETAEIALRAALTGHLVFSTLHTNDALTTIPRLLDLGVEPTVLSDALIAVASQRLSRKLCEKCKVPVAKPYSRMEKYFFELTKHYPGARPVGCEECSYTGYRGRLPLMELIEVDPPLREAISSREMRLSKLQSACQSGLKSLAADGGLQIISGNTTISEVCKSIGHQFWSDLANYYGAGFDAQQADQFLESITENVAVVLISENQAQIEELAGVLTPEGYSCIATSSAEEANEVFKQNDNVSFVIFDLSDNLTLGEAIETLQNAGKVMYWSRLPAMVLVPGSLANKIDDLHDHGVISPCLVKPAAAKDVLLELSRHKAR; translated from the coding sequence ATGGATAATTCAACATCTCCCCTGATCAGGGTCTCGTCAAGTGATGCACCCATTGACGCTCTGAAAAAACTGATTTCTAGTGCATTTCCGGATTGCACAAGCTTAAATACCATAGATTTTAATGGGAGTTATGAGCAAGCCTGGCAAGTCTACTCAAGATTGCTTGGAGTGGACCAGCTGGAGATGGTGAAAAAAATTGCACCACTTGTCGGCTATTCTGTCGTGGAGGACCTGTCTAATGTTCCTGAGTCAGTAGTTGGCTTGCTGCCATTTAATTTTTGCCAGGCAAATAATGTTCTTCCGGTCAAATTGACAGATGCAGGCATTCAGGTAGCAACCGCAAATCCTTTTGATCAAAACGTAGCAGAGCGGGTAAGGTTTTTGGCGAACCGATCTGTGCAGTGGGTGCTGGCTCCACCCGGGCTATTGTCCGATTCAATCCTCTCCCTGTTCAGCAAAAGTGCAGAGCGTCAGGCGTTACCAAATCAAATAAAGATTGATTCTGATCCGGAAAAAAATGAGGATTCAATTGTCAGGCTTGGTCGAGCTTTGCTGGAAACAGCCGTAAAGGAAAGAGCTTCAGATATTCATATTCAGCCATATATGGGCTCTTCAGTTGTGCGCATTCGTGTCGATGGTGAATTGCGGCGTTTAACCGTGTTGACCGACGTGGTAGCTGGTACATTAATTCGGCATATCAAGGCACGCAGTGGTATCGACTCAACAAATACCTTGATTCCCCAGGATGGTCGAATGTCGATGGTGGTCAATGATCGCGACTACGATTTGAGAATTTCCACGCTGCCAGCCAGTCGTGGCGAGCGACTGGTGATTCGTTTGCTGGATCAGGGGCAGGTTATTCGGTTGAGTGAAAGCGGATTTTCATTGGCTGAAGTACAGTTAATGCGACGTCAGATTGCCAGACCTTCTGGTTTGATCGTGATCACCGGGCCTACCGGTAGCGGTAAAACATCGACGCTCTATTCACTATTGTCAGAGCTCAACAGTACGTCTCGAAACATTATTACCGTTGAAAACCCGGTGGAGTATCGCATGCCGGGAATCTCCCAGGTGGAGGTGAATGAAAAGGCGGGGCGGGGATTTGGTGAAGTACTGCGCAGCATACTGCGTCAGGATCCTGATGTTATTTTAATTGGTGAAATTCGAGATACTGAAACGGCAGAAATTGCTTTGCGAGCAGCCCTTACAGGCCATCTGGTGTTCAGCACGCTGCATACCAATGATGCACTGACTACAATCCCACGGCTTCTGGATTTGGGGGTAGAGCCGACGGTACTCTCTGATGCGTTAATTGCGGTCGCTTCCCAAAGGTTATCTCGAAAGCTCTGTGAAAAATGCAAGGTCCCGGTAGCCAAACCCTATTCGCGTATGGAGAAGTATTTTTTTGAATTGACCAAACACTATCCTGGGGCTCGTCCTGTAGGTTGTGAGGAGTGCAGTTATACCGGATACAGAGGACGATTGCCGCTGATGGAACTAATAGAAGTTGATCCTCCTTTAAGAGAGGCAATCAGCAGCAGGGAAATGCGTTTATCCAAGCTTCAGTCAGCTTGCCAGAGTGGCTTGAAATCACTCGCAGCAGACGGCGGTTTGCAAATTATCTCGGGCAACACGACCATCAGCGAAGTATGTAAGTCCATAGGTCATCAATTCTGGTCTGATCTTGCCAACTATTATGGGGCTGGCTTTGACGCTCAGCAGGCAGATCAGTTTTTGGAGTCGATCACCGAGAATGTGGCGGTGGTATTAATCTCCGAAAACCAGGCACAAATTGAAGAGTTAGCTGGAGTTCTGACTCCGGAAGGATACAGTTGTATTGCTACCTCCTCAGCAGAGGAAGCCAATGAAGTATTCAAGCAAAACGACAATGTCAGTTTTGTGATCTTTGACCTTAGCGACAACCTTACATTGGGAGAAGCCATTGAAACCCTGCAAAACGCCGGGAAAGTAATGTACTGGTCGCGCTTGCCTGCTATGGTTTTGGTTCCCGGTTCATTGGCGAACAAAATTGATGATCTGCATGATCATGGTGTGATTTCGCCCTGTTTAGTCAAACCGGCTGCTGCGAAGGATGTGTTGCTGGAGCTTTCCCGACATAAAGCCAGGTAA
- a CDS encoding alpha/beta fold hydrolase produces the protein MPNSVQLHSQITGQGDKHVILVHGLFGMSDNLMALAKVLEDTYHVHRLDLRNHGRSERSDSMVLTDMAADIARYMEQQQIAKAVLFGHSLGGKVAMQLALEHHPALIGFVIADIAPVQYESRHNDVFKALNAIDLSAIKSRNDADQVMAEYVSETSLRQFLLKNLYRSENREFAWKINLPVLTERYSEALKPPQGEPCQMPTLFIKGEKSDYITTEHTEVIKRLFPNLHFKMISDTGHWLHAEKPELFNRIVRRFIDEQISW, from the coding sequence ATGCCCAATTCCGTCCAGCTCCACAGCCAGATCACCGGCCAGGGTGACAAACATGTCATTCTGGTACACGGTCTGTTTGGTATGTCCGATAACCTGATGGCTCTGGCAAAGGTATTGGAAGATACCTATCACGTGCATCGTCTGGATTTACGTAATCATGGCCGCTCGGAAAGAAGCGACAGCATGGTGCTGACGGATATGGCTGCGGATATTGCTCGCTACATGGAACAGCAACAAATTGCTAAAGCTGTGCTGTTTGGTCACTCCCTCGGAGGTAAGGTGGCTATGCAGTTAGCGCTTGAGCATCACCCGGCGTTAATCGGGTTTGTGATCGCTGATATAGCACCGGTGCAATACGAGTCGCGCCACAACGATGTCTTTAAAGCACTCAATGCTATTGATTTGTCAGCAATAAAAAGCCGCAACGACGCCGATCAGGTAATGGCGGAATATGTAAGTGAAACGAGTTTGCGGCAGTTCTTGCTGAAAAACCTCTACCGAAGTGAAAATCGCGAGTTTGCCTGGAAAATTAATTTACCAGTGCTGACCGAGCGGTACAGTGAAGCGCTTAAACCCCCTCAGGGGGAACCCTGCCAGATGCCCACCCTGTTTATAAAGGGCGAGAAATCAGACTACATCACTACCGAACACACCGAAGTGATCAAGCGACTGTTTCCCAATCTGCACTTTAAAATGATCAGCGACACTGGTCATTGGCTGCACGCAGAAAAGCCGGAACTGTTTAACCGCATTGTGCGGCGTTTTATCGACGAGCAGATAAGCTGGTAA
- a CDS encoding SDR family NAD(P)-dependent oxidoreductase produces the protein MADTKNYRGLTLIEQSLSENTDALIVGASSAIAQALMEALAQRGRVERIFAVSRTQPPINFSNKLHWLESDYSEQSIEQVCKQLKKGFHAKLSLLFICNGILHGDEVMPERKLESLNADKLAEVFRVNTLIPALWLGKLPQLLEKEISSVAVVFSARVGSIGDNRLGGWYSYRASKAALNMLVKTAAVECARRLPNCKLIAFHPGTTDTPLSKPFQKTVPAGKLFEPEFVAQQLLKIIANVKADGEAGYLDWAGKPIPW, from the coding sequence GTGGCAGATACCAAGAATTACCGGGGCCTAACATTGATTGAGCAATCTTTAAGTGAAAATACCGATGCGCTGATAGTGGGTGCATCCAGCGCAATTGCTCAGGCGCTGATGGAGGCGTTAGCCCAGCGAGGAAGAGTGGAGCGCATTTTTGCTGTCAGCCGCACTCAGCCACCAATAAATTTCAGCAATAAATTGCACTGGCTCGAGAGCGATTATTCTGAACAGAGTATCGAACAGGTTTGCAAACAGCTCAAAAAGGGTTTTCACGCAAAGCTGTCTCTATTGTTTATTTGCAATGGTATCTTGCATGGCGATGAAGTAATGCCGGAACGAAAGCTGGAGTCGTTAAATGCAGATAAACTGGCAGAGGTGTTCAGGGTAAACACCCTGATACCTGCCTTGTGGTTGGGCAAGTTGCCGCAATTACTGGAAAAAGAAATATCCTCGGTGGCAGTTGTTTTCAGTGCGCGTGTCGGCAGTATTGGTGATAATCGGCTGGGTGGCTGGTATAGCTATCGTGCCTCCAAGGCGGCGCTGAATATGCTGGTAAAAACGGCAGCCGTTGAATGCGCCCGACGCTTGCCGAATTGCAAATTAATCGCTTTTCATCCTGGAACAACAGATACACCACTATCAAAACCGTTTCAAAAAACCGTACCTGCGGGAAAACTGTTTGAGCCTGAATTTGTTGCCCAGCAATTGCTGAAAATTATTGCTAATGTGAAAGCGGATGGTGAAGCTGGCTATTTGGATTGGGCGGGGAAACCTATTCCCTGGTAA
- a CDS encoding thermonuclease family protein codes for MIASRSVSVHVPASNIPTVFSNFLEPVKKSAAGLALGAFFMLCGFGCSAESRLDQLDCPVQGTTETVTINKVYDGDTVKLGDGRKVRLIGINTPELGRDGKADQPFALEARQQLSAFLGEEALLVTDQELTDHYGRTLAHIYNLDGKSAEAYLLSRGLGWHVVVPPNLSQADCLANAEKEARQKKLNLWSANGIQPVPASTVSEGGFQRIQGKVTGISFTKNAWWINFGEQIAAVIYREHQHRFDRKQLEAWVGREIEVRGWVYPSRSKKYQPWRVKLETPYGFTEL; via the coding sequence TTGATCGCTTCAAGAAGCGTTTCGGTTCACGTTCCAGCAAGTAATATTCCTACCGTGTTCTCCAACTTTCTGGAGCCGGTCAAAAAAAGCGCTGCGGGCCTCGCCCTCGGCGCTTTTTTTATGCTCTGCGGTTTTGGCTGCTCCGCCGAAAGCAGGCTTGATCAGCTCGACTGTCCAGTACAAGGTACCACCGAAACCGTAACCATCAACAAGGTTTACGATGGCGACACTGTGAAACTGGGCGATGGCCGCAAGGTTCGCCTGATTGGTATCAATACTCCGGAATTGGGGCGTGACGGCAAGGCCGACCAGCCCTTTGCTCTTGAAGCTCGCCAGCAACTATCAGCATTTCTCGGTGAAGAAGCCCTGCTTGTCACCGATCAGGAACTCACCGATCACTACGGCCGTACCCTCGCCCATATTTACAACCTTGATGGCAAAAGTGCCGAAGCTTATTTGCTAAGTCGAGGGCTTGGTTGGCACGTTGTTGTGCCACCCAATCTCAGCCAGGCAGACTGCCTCGCTAACGCAGAAAAAGAGGCACGACAAAAAAAGCTGAATCTGTGGAGTGCGAATGGTATTCAGCCAGTTCCGGCCAGTACTGTTTCCGAAGGTGGGTTTCAGCGCATCCAGGGGAAAGTAACCGGCATCAGCTTTACCAAGAATGCCTGGTGGATTAATTTTGGCGAGCAGATCGCCGCCGTAATTTACCGCGAACACCAGCACCGTTTTGATCGCAAACAACTGGAAGCATGGGTGGGGCGCGAAATCGAAGTGCGCGGCTGGGTTTATCCATCGCGCAGTAAAAAATATCAGCCTTGGCGGGTCAAGCTGGAAACCCCCTATGGCTTTACCGAGCTTTAA
- the rpmE gene encoding 50S ribosomal protein L31 codes for MKADIHPNYGLLKATCSCGNVIEVNSTRSGDIHLDVCSACHPFYTGKQKAASTGGRVDRFKKRFGSRSSK; via the coding sequence ATGAAAGCTGATATCCATCCGAACTACGGCCTGCTGAAAGCTACCTGCAGCTGTGGCAACGTTATCGAAGTAAACTCCACTCGTTCTGGTGACATCCACCTGGACGTTTGCTCTGCCTGCCACCCGTTCTACACTGGTAAGCAGAAAGCCGCTTCTACTGGTGGCCGTGTTGATCGCTTCAAGAAGCGTTTCGGTTCACGTTCCAGCAAGTAA